The following DNA comes from Pseudomonas sp. MYb118.
ATGGGCCGTCGCCTGGCCGACAACGAAGAGATCGACGATGCACCGGTCTCCGCCCACGTCAAACGCACCGCCCAGGAAAGCTTCGCCCCCGAAGCGTTCGTGGTACGCCGCTCGATGCCGTGGATCGAGGGTGATCGTGCCGGCCTGATGTTCCTCGCGTTCGGCTTCTCCCTGGATGCCTTCGAAGCGCAACTACGGCGCATGAGCGGCCTGGAAGACGGCATCACCGACGGCCTGTACCGCATCAGCCGCCCGATCACTGGCGGCTACTACTGGTGTCCGCCCATCAAGGATGGCCGCCTGAACCTGAGTGCGCTGAACCTCCACCGACACCGCCTCACATTTCTGTAGGAGCGAGCTTGCTCGCGATGGAAGCCCAGACACCGCGGGGTATCAGGCCGCCAGCGTCATCGTTGGCGCCCATCGCGACGGTTCGACGCCTCGACAAGCTCGCTCCTACAGTGTTTTCGGGCATGGCGCAAAATCTTGCGCTCTAACCTTATTCTCAAACAGTATTTCTCACCACGGTCATTAGAACCATAAGATCACGTCATAACTCGTTATAACAAGTGATCAGCCATGACCGATAACGTTCTATCCCTGAGCAGTGTTCCGCTGCACACCCAACTGCGGGATGTATTGCGTGCACGCATCCTCGACGGCGAGTACCCGCAGGACAGCCAGATGCCTTCCGAAAGCGAGCTGGGTGCCTTGTTCAAGGTCAGCCGCATCACCGTGCGCCAGGCACTGGGCGATCTGCAAAAGGAAGGGCTGATCTTCAAGATCCACGGCAAGGGAACCTTCGTCGCCAAGCCGAAAACCTTTCAGAACGTCAGCACCCTGCAAGGCCTCGCCGAGTCCATGACCGGTCGCGGCTACGAGGTGATCAACCGCCTGCGCAGTCTCAAGTTCATTGCCGCTGACAAGCTGGTCGCCGAGCGTTTGCAGGTGGCCGAGGGCGAGACCGTGGCGCAGGTTAAGCGGGTACGCCTGATCAATCGCGAGCCGATCTCACTGGAAATCACCTACCTGCCCAAGGCCATCGGCGAGCGGCTGGAGAAGGCCGACCTGGTCACCCGCGACATTTTCCTGATCCTGGAAAACGACTGCGGCCTGGCGCTTGGTCACGCTGACCTGGCAATCGACGCGGTGCTGGCCGACAGCGACCTGACCCAGGCGCTGGGCGTCGAGGCCGGCTCGCCGATCATGCGTATCGAACGCCTGACCC
Coding sequences within:
- a CDS encoding GntR family transcriptional regulator, translated to MTDNVLSLSSVPLHTQLRDVLRARILDGEYPQDSQMPSESELGALFKVSRITVRQALGDLQKEGLIFKIHGKGTFVAKPKTFQNVSTLQGLAESMTGRGYEVINRLRSLKFIAADKLVAERLQVAEGETVAQVKRVRLINREPISLEITYLPKAIGERLEKADLVTRDIFLILENDCGLALGHADLAIDAVLADSDLTQALGVEAGSPIMRIERLTHDANGQPVDFEHLYYRGDAFQYRLRIDRQKGDQA